One part of the Paramormyrops kingsleyae isolate MSU_618 chromosome 2, PKINGS_0.4, whole genome shotgun sequence genome encodes these proteins:
- the LOC111847286 gene encoding disabled homolog 2 isoform X3, with product MSTEAETNMNNQPDQAVPPKTTPKKERKKVPEKTDEFLLSRFKGDGVRYKAKLIGVDDVPAARGDKMSQDSMMKLKGMSAASRSQGKHKQKVWINISLSGIRIIDEKTGVIEYEHAVNKISFIARDVTDNRAFGYVCGAEGQHQFFAVKTVQQADPLVVDLKDLFQLVFNMRRKETEGTDKCDEQINLFGHTLSPPDLQSSSETKDILLLDLSTDIDNNQNCVKGECLAASFVPQIMPESNPSLEKPCPPQVSFFPTTLPDPFSDDPFPKNKDHPAQPNLVAPPMVFNHRQSSTNNPFGTDQYASSSHRESGPPQPDIQTKPVANFSGDPVNSNTTMLSLGTLSLGAPAPNLGAAQWGQAAPSIFLVPDGTSQSTSYPQFSVFGATPAPVWGQAPPAFGIAAPPQLPAWGHTAAMAPPAGWFQDSHMSNPFRADMLPKGTHLSSSPTPEPPSQSTPSKGISMVENDAFAALDPLEQEQKNGKDMFKDFRKVKPLQVSAQRGSPCPSPAASAPLVKPPAQPVTTAFCSNPFA from the exons ATGTCAACAGAAGCTGAAACTAACATGAACAACCAGCCAGACCAGGCCGTTCCCCCAAAGACTACGCCaaagaaggagaggaagaaAG TCCCAGAGAAGACAGATGAGTTTCTGCTGTCCAGATTCAAAGGTGATGGCGTGCGGTATAAAGCCAAGCTGATTGGCGTGGATGACGTGCCTGCTGCCAGAGGGGATAAAATGAGCCAAGATTCCATGATGAAACTGAAG GGGATGAGTGCTGCCTCTCGGTCACAGGGAAAACATAAGCAGAAAGTCTGGATCAACATATCCCTATCTGGCATCAGAATTATTGATGAGAAAACTGGG GTAATAGAATATGAACATGCAGTGAATAAGATTTCTTTCATCGCACGGGATGTGACAGACAACCGAGCTTTCGGCTACGTCTGTGGTGCTGAAGGGCAACATCAGTTCTTCGCTGTTAAGACTGTCCAACAG GCAGACCCATTGGTTGTCGATTTGAAGGATCTTTTCCAACTAGTTTTCAACATGAGAAGGAAGGAAACCGAGGGCACAGACAAG TGTGATGAACAGATTAATCTTTTTGGACACACATTATCACCACCAGATTTACAGTCTTCCTCG GAGACTAAAGATATCCTACTGTTGGATCTTTCCACTGACATCGACAACAATCAAAACTGTGTAAAGGGAGAGTGTTTGGCAGCTTCCTTTGTCCCTCAGATAATGCCTGAATCAAACCCCTCCCTTGAAAAGCCCTGCCCTCCTCAGGTTAGCTTCTTTCCCACTACCTTGCCAGACCCCTTCAGCGATGACCCCTTCCCAAAAAACAAAGACCATCCTGCACAGCCTAACCTTGTGGCTCCCCCCATGGTTTTCAACCACAGACAA TCCTCCACAAACAACCCATTTGGAACAGACCAGTATGCTTCATCCAGTCACAGAGAATCTGGTCCACCACAGCCAGATATTCAAACCAAACCTGTTGCTAACTTTAGTGGCGATCCAGTAAACAGCAACACTACAATGCTAAGTTTGG GAACTTTGTCGCTGGGTGCTCCAGCTCCAAACTTAGGGGCAGCCCAGTGGGGTCAAGCAGCACCCTCCATATTCCTTGTTCCCGATGGCACTTCTCAGTCCACTTCTTACCCCCAGTTTTCAGTTTTCGGTGCCACACCAGCACCTGTGTGGGGCCAAGCACCGCCAGCATTTGGAATCGCTGCTCCTCCACAGCTCCCGGCCTGGGGTCACACAGCTGCAATGGCACCACCTGCTGGATGGTTTCAGGATTCACATATGAGTAATCCCTTCCGAGCCGACATGCTCCCAAAAGGAACACACCTGTCCTCCAGTCCTACACCAGAACCTCCATCACAGTCAACTCCATCGAAGGGGATCTCAATGGTGGAAAATGATGCCTTCGCAGCTCTAGATCCTCTCGAGCAGGAGCAGAAAAATGGGAAGGATATGTTTAAAGATTTCAGGAAAGTCAAGCCTCTGCAGGTGTCGGCTCAGAGAG GTTCCCCATGCCCTAGCCCCGCTGCCTCAGCCCCTCTG GTCAAGCCCCCCGCCCAGCCTGTCACAACAGCCTTCTGTAGCAACCCTTTCGCATAA
- the LOC111847286 gene encoding disabled homolog 2 isoform X1, with product MSTEAETNMNNQPDQAVPPKTTPKKERKKVPEKTDEFLLSRFKGDGVRYKAKLIGVDDVPAARGDKMSQDSMMKLKGMSAASRSQGKHKQKVWINISLSGIRIIDEKTGVIEYEHAVNKISFIARDVTDNRAFGYVCGAEGQHQFFAVKTVQQADPLVVDLKDLFQLVFNMRRKETEGTDKCDEQINLFGHTLSPPDLQSSSETKDILLLDLSTDIDNNQNCVKGECLAASFVPQIMPESNPSLEKPCPPQVSFFPTTLPDPFSDDPFPKNKDHPAQPNLVAPPMVFNHRQVSLDQFCSSPNVNGHHNGDSDCLTQQFDELSVRTVTQTSSDSQWPVQCRVTEEIPVILQRALQYRSTQNPFLEVSDKNLPLLNVVKKESGGTTEPPCHPAMDSVIISPPPLNTKAGRGRKCIKSSTNNPFGTDQYASSSHRESGPPQPDIQTKPVANFSGDPVNSNTTMLSLGTLSLGAPAPNLGAAQWGQAAPSIFLVPDGTSQSTSYPQFSVFGATPAPVWGQAPPAFGIAAPPQLPAWGHTAAMAPPAGWFQDSHMSNPFRADMLPKGTHLSSSPTPEPPSQSTPSKGISMVENDAFAALDPLEQEQKNGKDMFKDFRKVKPLQVSAQRGSPCPSPAASAPLVKPPAQPVTTAFCSNPFA from the exons ATGTCAACAGAAGCTGAAACTAACATGAACAACCAGCCAGACCAGGCCGTTCCCCCAAAGACTACGCCaaagaaggagaggaagaaAG TCCCAGAGAAGACAGATGAGTTTCTGCTGTCCAGATTCAAAGGTGATGGCGTGCGGTATAAAGCCAAGCTGATTGGCGTGGATGACGTGCCTGCTGCCAGAGGGGATAAAATGAGCCAAGATTCCATGATGAAACTGAAG GGGATGAGTGCTGCCTCTCGGTCACAGGGAAAACATAAGCAGAAAGTCTGGATCAACATATCCCTATCTGGCATCAGAATTATTGATGAGAAAACTGGG GTAATAGAATATGAACATGCAGTGAATAAGATTTCTTTCATCGCACGGGATGTGACAGACAACCGAGCTTTCGGCTACGTCTGTGGTGCTGAAGGGCAACATCAGTTCTTCGCTGTTAAGACTGTCCAACAG GCAGACCCATTGGTTGTCGATTTGAAGGATCTTTTCCAACTAGTTTTCAACATGAGAAGGAAGGAAACCGAGGGCACAGACAAG TGTGATGAACAGATTAATCTTTTTGGACACACATTATCACCACCAGATTTACAGTCTTCCTCG GAGACTAAAGATATCCTACTGTTGGATCTTTCCACTGACATCGACAACAATCAAAACTGTGTAAAGGGAGAGTGTTTGGCAGCTTCCTTTGTCCCTCAGATAATGCCTGAATCAAACCCCTCCCTTGAAAAGCCCTGCCCTCCTCAGGTTAGCTTCTTTCCCACTACCTTGCCAGACCCCTTCAGCGATGACCCCTTCCCAAAAAACAAAGACCATCCTGCACAGCCTAACCTTGTGGCTCCCCCCATGGTTTTCAACCACAGACAAGTAAGTCTCGATCAATTCTGTAGCTCACCGAATGTCAACGGTCACCATAATGGTGACTCTGACTGCTTAACTCAACAGTTTGATGAGCTATCCGTTAGGACTGTTACCCAGACATCATCTGACAGCCAGTGGCCAGTACAGTGTAGGGTCACAGAGGAGATCCCAGTGATACTGCAGAGAGCTTTACAATACAGATCCACGCAGAATCCTTTTCTTGAAGTATCTGATAAAAACTTACCCTTGCTAAATGTTGTGAAAAAAGAGTCAGGGGGCACCACTGAGCCCCCGTGTCACCCAGCCATGGATTCAGTGATCATTAGCCCTCCTCCACTCAACACAAAGGCTGGACGAGGAAGGAAATGCATTAAG TCCTCCACAAACAACCCATTTGGAACAGACCAGTATGCTTCATCCAGTCACAGAGAATCTGGTCCACCACAGCCAGATATTCAAACCAAACCTGTTGCTAACTTTAGTGGCGATCCAGTAAACAGCAACACTACAATGCTAAGTTTGG GAACTTTGTCGCTGGGTGCTCCAGCTCCAAACTTAGGGGCAGCCCAGTGGGGTCAAGCAGCACCCTCCATATTCCTTGTTCCCGATGGCACTTCTCAGTCCACTTCTTACCCCCAGTTTTCAGTTTTCGGTGCCACACCAGCACCTGTGTGGGGCCAAGCACCGCCAGCATTTGGAATCGCTGCTCCTCCACAGCTCCCGGCCTGGGGTCACACAGCTGCAATGGCACCACCTGCTGGATGGTTTCAGGATTCACATATGAGTAATCCCTTCCGAGCCGACATGCTCCCAAAAGGAACACACCTGTCCTCCAGTCCTACACCAGAACCTCCATCACAGTCAACTCCATCGAAGGGGATCTCAATGGTGGAAAATGATGCCTTCGCAGCTCTAGATCCTCTCGAGCAGGAGCAGAAAAATGGGAAGGATATGTTTAAAGATTTCAGGAAAGTCAAGCCTCTGCAGGTGTCGGCTCAGAGAG GTTCCCCATGCCCTAGCCCCGCTGCCTCAGCCCCTCTG GTCAAGCCCCCCGCCCAGCCTGTCACAACAGCCTTCTGTAGCAACCCTTTCGCATAA
- the LOC111847286 gene encoding disabled homolog 2 isoform X2 has protein sequence MSTEAETNMNNQPDQAVPPKTTPKKERKKVPEKTDEFLLSRFKGDGVRYKAKLIGVDDVPAARGDKMSQDSMMKLKGMSAASRSQGKHKQKVWINISLSGIRIIDEKTGVIEYEHAVNKISFIARDVTDNRAFGYVCGAEGQHQFFAVKTVQQADPLVVDLKDLFQLVFNMRRKETEGTDKCDEQINLFGHTLSPPDLQSSSETKDILLLDLSTDIDNNQNCVKGECLAASFVPQIMPESNPSLEKPCPPQVSFFPTTLPDPFSDDPFPKNKDHPAQPNLVAPPMVFNHRQVSLDQFCSSPNVNGHHNGDSDCLTQQFDELSVRTVTQTSSDSQWPVQCRVTEEIPVILQRALQYRSTQNPFLEVSDKNLPLLNVVKKESGGTTEPPCHPAMDSVIISPPPLNTKAGRGRKCIKSSTNNPFGTDQYASSSHRESGPPQPDIQTKPVANFSGDPVNSNTTMLSLGTLSLGAPAPNLGAAQWGQAAPSIFLVPDGTSQSTSYPQFSVFGATPAPVWGQAPPAFGIAAPPQLPAWGHTAAMAPPAGWFQDSHMSNPFRADMLPKGTHLSSSPTPEPPSQSTPSKGISMVENDAFAALDPLEQEQKNGKDMFKDFRKVKPLQVSAQRGQAPRPACHNSLL, from the exons ATGTCAACAGAAGCTGAAACTAACATGAACAACCAGCCAGACCAGGCCGTTCCCCCAAAGACTACGCCaaagaaggagaggaagaaAG TCCCAGAGAAGACAGATGAGTTTCTGCTGTCCAGATTCAAAGGTGATGGCGTGCGGTATAAAGCCAAGCTGATTGGCGTGGATGACGTGCCTGCTGCCAGAGGGGATAAAATGAGCCAAGATTCCATGATGAAACTGAAG GGGATGAGTGCTGCCTCTCGGTCACAGGGAAAACATAAGCAGAAAGTCTGGATCAACATATCCCTATCTGGCATCAGAATTATTGATGAGAAAACTGGG GTAATAGAATATGAACATGCAGTGAATAAGATTTCTTTCATCGCACGGGATGTGACAGACAACCGAGCTTTCGGCTACGTCTGTGGTGCTGAAGGGCAACATCAGTTCTTCGCTGTTAAGACTGTCCAACAG GCAGACCCATTGGTTGTCGATTTGAAGGATCTTTTCCAACTAGTTTTCAACATGAGAAGGAAGGAAACCGAGGGCACAGACAAG TGTGATGAACAGATTAATCTTTTTGGACACACATTATCACCACCAGATTTACAGTCTTCCTCG GAGACTAAAGATATCCTACTGTTGGATCTTTCCACTGACATCGACAACAATCAAAACTGTGTAAAGGGAGAGTGTTTGGCAGCTTCCTTTGTCCCTCAGATAATGCCTGAATCAAACCCCTCCCTTGAAAAGCCCTGCCCTCCTCAGGTTAGCTTCTTTCCCACTACCTTGCCAGACCCCTTCAGCGATGACCCCTTCCCAAAAAACAAAGACCATCCTGCACAGCCTAACCTTGTGGCTCCCCCCATGGTTTTCAACCACAGACAAGTAAGTCTCGATCAATTCTGTAGCTCACCGAATGTCAACGGTCACCATAATGGTGACTCTGACTGCTTAACTCAACAGTTTGATGAGCTATCCGTTAGGACTGTTACCCAGACATCATCTGACAGCCAGTGGCCAGTACAGTGTAGGGTCACAGAGGAGATCCCAGTGATACTGCAGAGAGCTTTACAATACAGATCCACGCAGAATCCTTTTCTTGAAGTATCTGATAAAAACTTACCCTTGCTAAATGTTGTGAAAAAAGAGTCAGGGGGCACCACTGAGCCCCCGTGTCACCCAGCCATGGATTCAGTGATCATTAGCCCTCCTCCACTCAACACAAAGGCTGGACGAGGAAGGAAATGCATTAAG TCCTCCACAAACAACCCATTTGGAACAGACCAGTATGCTTCATCCAGTCACAGAGAATCTGGTCCACCACAGCCAGATATTCAAACCAAACCTGTTGCTAACTTTAGTGGCGATCCAGTAAACAGCAACACTACAATGCTAAGTTTGG GAACTTTGTCGCTGGGTGCTCCAGCTCCAAACTTAGGGGCAGCCCAGTGGGGTCAAGCAGCACCCTCCATATTCCTTGTTCCCGATGGCACTTCTCAGTCCACTTCTTACCCCCAGTTTTCAGTTTTCGGTGCCACACCAGCACCTGTGTGGGGCCAAGCACCGCCAGCATTTGGAATCGCTGCTCCTCCACAGCTCCCGGCCTGGGGTCACACAGCTGCAATGGCACCACCTGCTGGATGGTTTCAGGATTCACATATGAGTAATCCCTTCCGAGCCGACATGCTCCCAAAAGGAACACACCTGTCCTCCAGTCCTACACCAGAACCTCCATCACAGTCAACTCCATCGAAGGGGATCTCAATGGTGGAAAATGATGCCTTCGCAGCTCTAGATCCTCTCGAGCAGGAGCAGAAAAATGGGAAGGATATGTTTAAAGATTTCAGGAAAGTCAAGCCTCTGCAGGTGTCGGCTCAGAGAG GTCAAGCCCCCCGCCCAGCCTGTCACAACAGCCTTCTGTAG